The following are from one region of the Elgaria multicarinata webbii isolate HBS135686 ecotype San Diego chromosome 13, rElgMul1.1.pri, whole genome shotgun sequence genome:
- the RPL11 gene encoding large ribosomal subunit protein uL5 has product MAQQDQGEKENPMRELRIRKLCLNICVGESGDRLTRAAKVLEQLTGQTPVFSKARYTVRSFGIRRNEKIAVHCTVRGAKAEEILEKGLKVREYELRKNNFSDTGNFGFGIQEHIDLGIKYDPSIGIYGLDFYVVLGRPGFSIADKKRRTGSIGAKHRIGKEEAMRWFQQKYDGIILPGK; this is encoded by the exons ATGGCA CAACAAGACCAGGGTGAGAAGGAAAACCCCATGCGGGAGCTGCGCATCCGCAAACTCTGCCTGAACATTTGTGTTGGAGAAAGTGGAGACAGGCTCACTCGAGCAGCCAAAGTGCTGGAGCAGCTCACGGGTCAGACTCCCGTTTTCTCAAAAG CTCGATACACCGTCCGGTCCTTTGGGATCAGGAGAAATGAAAAGATTGCCGTTCACTGCACTGTACGTGGGGCCAAAGCTGAGGAGATCTTGGAGAAGGGCTTAAAG GTGCGAGAATACGAGCTGAGGAAGAATAATTTCTCCGACACGGGCAACTTTGGTTTTGGAATCCAGGAGCACATTGATTTGGGGATTAAATACGATCCTAGCATTGGTATCTACGGCTTGGACTTCTACGTG GTTCTGGGCAGGCCAGGTTTCAGCATTGCTGACAAGAAGCGCCGGACTGGCAGCATTGGGGCCAAGCACAGAATTGGCAAGGAGGAAGCCATGCGCTGGTTCCAGCAGAAG TATGATGGCATCATCCTTCCTGGTAAATGA